The proteins below come from a single Longimicrobiales bacterium genomic window:
- a CDS encoding GntR family transcriptional regulator has protein sequence MTEPWPIIRSKTLSDHVYHVLRARIGRGLYDAGQFIREQEISEALGVSRTPVREALARLASEGLLERIPHRGFRVSVEPLVDALELYPIVGSLDLLAGKLAFPNLTDADFAELERINAELASVIRAGDTARAVELNYAFHRHISERSGNSRLAAMLDDLRTRILPWEMWYFENVEDPEHQSVDEHAEILAAVRAGDFDRAASIFESNMFWTYRVLLASPEAMNGHA, from the coding sequence GTGACCGAGCCCTGGCCGATCATCCGCTCCAAGACGCTGTCCGACCACGTGTACCACGTGCTCCGCGCGCGCATCGGCCGCGGTCTGTACGACGCGGGTCAATTCATTCGGGAGCAGGAGATCAGCGAGGCGCTGGGGGTGAGTCGCACGCCGGTGCGCGAGGCGCTGGCGCGGCTGGCCAGCGAGGGGCTCCTCGAACGGATCCCGCACCGCGGCTTCCGGGTTTCCGTCGAGCCACTGGTGGATGCGCTGGAGCTCTATCCGATCGTCGGGTCTCTCGACCTGCTGGCCGGCAAGCTCGCCTTCCCCAACCTCACGGATGCCGACTTCGCGGAGCTGGAGCGAATCAACGCTGAGCTTGCGAGCGTCATCCGGGCCGGTGACACGGCGCGCGCGGTCGAGCTGAACTATGCGTTCCATCGGCACATCTCCGAGCGCAGCGGCAACAGTCGGCTGGCGGCCATGCTGGACGATCTGCGTACCCGCATCCTCCCGTGGGAGATGTGGTACTTCGAGAATGTCGAGGACCCGGAGCACCAGTCGGTGGACGAGCACGCGGAGATTCTCGCCGCGGTCCGTGCCGGCGACTTCGATCGCGCAGCCTCGATCTTCGAGTCCAACATGTTCTGGACGTATCGCGTGCTGCTCGCTTCACCGGAAGCGATGAACGGACATGCCTGA
- a CDS encoding aromatic ring-hydroxylating dioxygenase subunit alpha, with amino-acid sequence MPENGFTVDPDIRRAATLPSALYHDPEWYRLQQERIFARSWQWVGTRAQLRTPGRTVPFTLLDGCLDEPLVLTHDDDGVLHCLSNVCTHRGALVVEGAGHQRSLRCRYHGRRFTLGGRCTFMPEFENVEGFPSAADDLPELPLGELGPFLFSGIDPMMPFADWIEPLRPRIEWMPFDEFVEDPSSARDYLIRAHWALYVDNYLEEFHIPFVHASLAETIDYATYATETYAWASLQLALANEGEHAFELPAGHPDHGRRVAAFYYWLFPNLMLNFYPWGISLNLVTPLGPDRTRVSFRSWVWDASKREQGAGAGLHRVEMEDEEVVESVQRGVRSRLYDRGRYSARREIGTHHFHTLLARTLQQAQGT; translated from the coding sequence ATGCCTGAGAACGGCTTCACCGTTGACCCGGACATCCGCCGTGCCGCAACCCTGCCGTCGGCACTGTACCATGATCCCGAATGGTACCGGCTGCAGCAGGAGCGCATCTTTGCGCGTTCCTGGCAGTGGGTCGGCACGCGCGCACAGCTTCGAACGCCCGGTCGCACGGTTCCGTTCACGCTGCTCGACGGCTGCCTCGACGAGCCACTGGTGCTGACACACGACGATGACGGTGTGCTGCACTGCCTGTCCAACGTGTGCACGCACCGCGGGGCCCTCGTCGTGGAAGGCGCGGGACATCAGCGCTCTCTGCGCTGCCGCTATCACGGGCGCCGCTTCACGCTGGGCGGGCGATGCACGTTCATGCCGGAGTTCGAGAACGTCGAGGGATTCCCCTCCGCCGCCGACGACCTGCCGGAGCTGCCACTCGGGGAGCTGGGCCCGTTTCTGTTCAGCGGCATCGACCCGATGATGCCGTTCGCCGACTGGATCGAACCGCTGCGCCCGCGCATCGAGTGGATGCCGTTCGACGAGTTCGTGGAGGACCCATCGAGTGCGCGCGACTACCTGATCCGCGCACACTGGGCGCTGTACGTCGACAACTATCTCGAGGAGTTCCACATCCCGTTCGTGCACGCGTCGCTCGCGGAAACGATCGACTACGCAACGTACGCGACAGAGACATATGCGTGGGCATCGCTGCAGCTGGCACTGGCGAACGAGGGGGAGCACGCGTTCGAGCTGCCGGCGGGACATCCCGATCACGGCAGGCGTGTCGCAGCGTTCTATTACTGGCTGTTCCCCAACCTGATGCTCAACTTCTACCCCTGGGGCATCTCGCTGAACCTCGTTACACCGCTCGGACCGGATCGCACGCGTGTCTCGTTCCGCTCATGGGTGTGGGACGCATCAAAGCGGGAGCAGGGCGCCGGCGCGGGACTGCACCGGGTCGAGATGGAGGACGAGGAAGTCGTCGAATCCGTGCAGCGCGGCGTGCGCTCCCGCCTCTACGACCGGGGCCGCTACTCCGCGCGTCGCGAGATCGGCACGCACCATTTCCACACACTGCTCGCGCGGACGCTGCAGCAGGCGCAGGGCACCTGA